The genomic DNA acggactgccgagttaacttggttAAAGCATAAGACCGCGTGTCAGGCAACttattgtgctttagctaagctTCCGAGCGGTTCCGCCTcagggatgccatcgagctcgttgggtaggatctcacgatcacccctacctggcgcaccaactgtcggatttagtgaccggcggtccaccagggggttacccaagtggtcgGGCGGGCCATATGTCAGGGTCGACTAGTATCCtgatcggtggggacccgtgatAGCCACGACCCTAATTAATGATATTTTGCTACGGCGTGTTGTTCTTAGTTTGGAAGTAAAACCTAAGGTTCACGGCCATTTTCTTTGTCCAATACGTTGATCTAAGAATGAGCTATGACGGTGACAAACACGGTGGACCAATCCGCGTCGCACTGTTCCTACGGAACGGAATAGTAGGATCGTATTTATAGGGACCGTGCCATCCTTGCGAAAAGGAAGGTGAATAGCTAAAGAAGGCAAGTGTAGGAGCGCACGCGCTTAAATAACTAGTGGTTAACCGCCATTTGATGTGTCCATCTTGACCTTCTCAAGGACCAGTGATTTTTGGATATTTCTTTCGCCGATTACTGCGGAAGAATTATTTTCCTCCAAGCACTCCACGATTCTTAGGCTGACAGGTGTGTCCATGACGACTGGGCCGGGGGACTTAACCACCCCTAATTTCCTTGCCATGTGTCACTAGCTTAACCAGCGGAAGAAACAGACGCTGCCAAAGAGCTTATATATATAAATGGCAAACACTCCGATTAAGCAGTTGACAAGGTTTGCTGCAACTGTGACCACGAGAGGCGTTCGCCGGCCACACCTCGCGCGACACCATCGCGACCAGCGAATCTGTCGGGTCGCGCGGCTATGTGTGAATCCTCCTCTCTGGTACGTGCATGCGCATGCAGTTCGCACAGCACATCGATTTGATCTTCTCCCTCACCACACAAGTTTTCCATGACCAGATGCCGCCGTCCCcgtcaccgccgcggccgccggggcaGCCACCGGAGTACAAGCACTTCTGCCGAGTATGCAACAAGGGGTTCACGTGCGGCAGCGCGCTCGGCGGCCACATGAGAGCCCACGGCGCCAGCGACGCCGACGGGttcggcgccgacgacgactcCCTCGGCGACGAGGCCTCCGCGCGGTGCCGCGCCTCGGAGGATCGGTGGGACGCGGTGGGGACATCGGCGACGCACGCGTACGCGCTCCGGGCGAATCCGAACCGGCTGATCAGGAGCTGCCAGGTGTGCAAGAACTGCGGGAAGGAATTCACGTCGTGGGAGCTTTTTCTTCAGCATGGCAAGTGCAACTCCGAGGACGAGGGGGAAGAGTTGGCGGACGGGTGGGGCTCCATGCGTTCGTCGTCGCCTCCGTCtgacgccgacggcgaggaggatcCGGCTGTGGCGACCGCTTGGTCGAAAGGGAAGCGTTCCCGCCGTGTCAAATTGATGATCGGGGGAGAGGACCATTCATCCGTGGTGCCGTCTCGGCGGGACACGTCCAGAGAGGAGGAAGATCTCGCCAATTGCCTTGTCATGCTCTCGTCCTCCAACGTTAAGCAACCAACCGTCGTCGTCGAGACTGGTCAGGAGGAGCCGTGTGCCTCGGCTGCAAAAGAGGGTGATGGAGGACCACCACTACAATTGCAGCCAATCTCATTTTTCGTGCCAGCTTCAGAGCCAGTTGTGGCATTGCCCTCAGCGGTGGCGGTGACACCCCAGTACATCTCGCCCGCATCACGCAATGTGTTCGAGTGCAAAGCCTGCAAGAAGGTGTTCACCTCGCACCAAGCTCTCGGCGGGCACCGGGCCAGCCATAAAAAAGTAAAGGGTTGTTTTGCCGCTAAGTTTGAGAGCAAAGCGAATGAGCCAACGCGTCTCTTAGTCACCGGTGATCCCAACAATGTCACTGGCAAGCGAGCCACTGTGGATGAAACCAATGCAGGCGTAAGCACGGATGCTAAGGCAAGTGTTTACACTGCTACCACTAATGCTGACACCAATGCAGGGACAAGCGAGGCAGCGGCATCACTGTCCATGGCCATCGGACACAATCCACCCGTCACCATGCTCACCACCGCATCATCATGTAAGAAGAACACCAAGATGCACGAATGCTCAGTGTGCCACCGCTTGTTCACCTCCGGGCAGGCGCTCGGAGGTCACAAGCGATGCCACTGGCTCACCTCGAGCACGGCGGACCCCTGCAACACGGTGGCTAACATGATCCCACCCCTAACCGAAGACCTCGTCGGTGTAGTCCGGCACCAGCTTTCCCTCCGACCTATGGTGGACGCGCCGGAGCCGGTGCTCGACCTCACCATGGCAGCGATCCCATCAGGACTAGCTGCTGCCACGGCGCGACCCGAGGCCGGAGGCAACTCTTTCCGACTCGACGCGTTAGCGCCGGTACACTTACAGCCATTGGCCGTCGCAGTGCCTAGCACCGCCAGCCACCGGAAGAAGACTACAGCTACAAGCAGCCACCACGGCATCGACACGGTGGCAGAGGAGGACGAGGCCGACAGCACCACAGCCAAGAGAGCTAAGCTTAGCGACCTCAAGGACGTGGTGAGCATGGACGGGGAGCCAACGGGGCCGTGGCTGCAGGTTGGCATTGGCGGTTCCTCGTCGGCCGGAGGTGATGACAAGAGCCGGGAGTCATCTATTAATTAATTAAACACTTAGTACCGTACATACTATTCTATTAACTACTAACTCTAACCCAGAGCATGCATGTGTAATCTGTGAGTATATTGTTCCCGTTGTGTAAgtgatttatttttcttttatgaatCATCAGTCTACTTTCAGCATTGCATGGAAACAAGATTTCTAAACGACGAAACCTACACCGTAGACTATTCGCCCACGTTGTCTCAAACTCTTATCTGAGCCATCCGATCTCGCAGCGTTGTTTTCACTTTCCACCTCCTCCGTCGTCCTCGGGAGGCTCCACATTGCATAGTCAAGCTGCAACGTACCGATACAAAAGACAACTAAAAGCTACGGAGTACAGTCCTGGATTAGTGGGCAGactgctactccctccgttccaaattacaattcgttttgaTATTgttaaatacataattttttattacATATCtaacatagtatatatctagatgcacaTGTAAAgttatatacctagaaaagtcaaaacgaataataatttggaacggagggaatattaAACTTTGGACTTTGCACTAGCGCGTCACCCAAAATGGCACGAGTGAGCAGACAACTCCAACTGAAAGCTGCTTATACAGCTGCCATAGTTATGCGTTTTCCATCAATTTCTGAACGGCGAGTACATTGCTTGGAGTGTAGACTCGAGTGAGCAGACAACTCCAACTGAAAGCTGCTTATAGAGCTGCCATAGTTATGCGTTTTCCATTAATTTCTGAACGGCGAGTACATTGCTTGGAGTAGACTAGTACTAGGTACAAGTCGATAAAGTaataaaatagaaagaaaaatgtAATAAAAAAACATTACGTTGCCGGGACTCGAACCCGGGTCTGGGTATAAGTCGATAAAGTAATTAAATAGAAAGGAAAAATGTAATAAAAAAAACTTTCCGTTGCGAGGACTCAAACCCAGGTCTCTCAGGTGAGAGCCAAATATCCTAACCAGCTAGACTGCAATGGATTTCTGCCAAAAGCATTCAACTATAGTCATATCTCAAATCTGCAGATAAGTtcgaaaacaaaaaataaatacGTATCAGATTGGAGCTAGTAACCAATCCCAGCGTGGCAGTACTAAAAAAAGGATGCTCGCCCAACTCAAGTGCATGTGCTGCATTTTCCTTCGATTTTGTAAATGGGCGAGTGCATCGCTTGGAGTAGACTGGTATTGGTGCGAGCTTATCTGCTGCTACTATGCTGCGTTAAGCCTTAAACATCGTGATCCCACAGCGTTCTGCCTGCTGCAACGCTGGCGTGCGCAAGCCAGCCCAGGCGCCCTTGACGCCCCGTGATCCGGTGGCTTGCTGCCCAGTTGCCACTCGCTGTTGCGAAACTGTAACGCGCGTTTGTTGCTCGGTGCGCGCGCGTCGCGCGGCGGGCCGGGTGACCATGGCTGGGGACCCCGAGACCGTCACCGCTGGACCGGCCCATTTGATGCTGGCTTCATCACCCGACCCAATAACTCTTGGCGGTTTTGGCCCGTCATTGTCGGACATTCAACAGCAGCATGTTTTCAATCGTATAATCAATCGTATGGAGTAGTGCTCTGCTTGTTATTCGGCCCACTCTAGACGAGCTCAGAACCTCAGAGAGTATGCTGCACAATCTTCAGCAGGCTACCGTAGTTCGCGCCTGCCGCCCCGTAACCTGACGGCGAGCTCCATTGTCGGCAGAGGACTCGCATCCGTTGAGCCAAGCAACGCATGGCTAGTAACGGACTAACGGCGATTCTCTCTCTTAAATCTTATTTTATTAAATATACGCCGCAGCCGGCAGCTGTACAGCAACAGGAGAACAATAGCTGTTGGTCCTAAAAAAAAACACCCAAGCTAGTAGTAATTGTACACTTTTACTCCCGTGGCGATCTCCATTCGCGTGTAGTCCGACGAGACGACAGACGGAATTACAAACGGTGCCAGCTTTACATCCACAAATCAGAATGAATTCGAAATTATAAGTGCATCGGATGGTAATtcttaccaaaaaaaaaaacactcccGATACGGGCATCCGGAGAAGAAGGACATCAGGAAAATGACAGGCCAAAACGAGATGGGGTGAAAGCACAAGTGCCGCTCCTGGCCCATGCACGAATGAATGACCTCATCACTTGCCCCAAGCTTGAAGAGCGAGCGTAGCTCGGGTGGCTGCTAGCGAGGGTGTTCGTTCAACCCGTTCGGGTTTGGGCTGTGTTCGGTAGTGCTGGCTGTGGCTGCAGCTGTAGCAGCCACCCAGCAGCAGCTACAGGCGCTGCAGCAGCCTAGCAAGTAATCTGGTAGGATTGATCTTAATCATGACCTTCATCGTATATTTATTTGGAAATGGATCAACTTTGTTAAGATCATGTGCTCcgattgtttctttttttagctGTGCAGCCAATCGGCTGAGCTTCGCAGCACTGTAGCTGTAGGTGTACACAAGATTAGACAGGAGAGAGATATTTAGGCAGGCTGATGGAGAATAGGCTGCCTGCTGCCGAACGGCTGGCTGcttcagctgcagcagcagccagccggATGTAGCACAACCGAGCAGGCCCTTGATCTCTAGGATCGGATCTAGGTGCTTCATTGGAGTTTTTTTCCCAATTACGCTCAGATTAGTTCTGAGTTCGCTAGGGTGTACACACGCGTGCTCGCAGGCGGTACTGCATGTTTCCGTGCATTGGAGGTTTAGGCTTCCCAATCTCTTTCATAAGCATGCATATGAACGTGCACGCGTGTGTGTGGTGAGTGTGGAATGTGTTGATTGTGTCCGTCcttgtaaaaaaaaactttgccccAAGCTTTGCCTCGCTTTCCCAAGCCGCAACCCAGCCCATCGAGGCATCGAGCCGTCTTCCGCGACGACTTGGCAGCGTACGAACCGAGTTGGAGCTGCGTGCGTGCCGAATTAATACCCCGTCCGCAGTTGTCCTGCATGTACGCCGCGGAGACGGCCCCATGTCATGGCGCCGTCGTCGACTGGCACCGGCATTCGTCGTTGTCGTTGCAACAGCCCGTGCTCGTAGTGGAAGCACCGTTCTGATCGTACACATCAACACATGGCTCGCTCAGTCGCCCACAGTCACAGGCTCTCAGCACAGTCGCGCGCatcgcatgatgatgatgacttgatgagGATGCTATAGCATGCTGCTGCTCCCGCGACGCTT from Setaria italica strain Yugu1 chromosome VII, Setaria_italica_v2.0, whole genome shotgun sequence includes the following:
- the LOC101762393 gene encoding uncharacterized protein LOC101762393, which produces MPPSPSPPRPPGQPPEYKHFCRVCNKGFTCGSALGGHMRAHGASDADGFGADDDSLGDEASARCRASEDRWDAVGTSATHAYALRANPNRLIRSCQVCKNCGKEFTSWELFLQHGKCNSEDEGEELADGWGSMRSSSPPSDADGEEDPAVATAWSKGKRSRRVKLMIGGEDHSSVVPSRRDTSREEEDLANCLVMLSSSNVKQPTVVVETGQEEPCASAAKEGDGGPPLQLQPISFFVPASEPVVALPSAVAVTPQYISPASRNVFECKACKKVFTSHQALGGHRASHKKVKGCFAAKFESKANEPTRLLVTGDPNNVTGKRATVDETNAGVSTDAKASVYTATTNADTNAGTSEAAASLSMAIGHNPPVTMLTTASSCKKNTKMHECSVCHRLFTSGQALGGHKRCHWLTSSTADPCNTVANMIPPLTEDLVGVVRHQLSLRPMVDAPEPVLDLTMAAIPSGLAAATARPEAGGNSFRLDALAPVHLQPLAVAVPSTASHRKKTTATSSHHGIDTVAEEDEADSTTAKRAKLSDLKDVVSMDGEPTGPWLQVGIGGSSSAGGDDKSRESSIN